The following coding sequences lie in one Acidobacteriota bacterium genomic window:
- a CDS encoding lysophospholipid acyltransferase family protein — translation MTARPEWEQSASKRRQIALIAGVGVPVIAALGRTWRYVSEGAEVYDQIVAAGQRPIMAFWHGRILPGTIFWRDRGIVVMTSENFDGEWIARIITRFGYGSARGSSSRGGVKALVQLKRLMEQGHAAAFALDGPRGPAEHAQPGALWLAKATGQPILPFHFEAASAWHARSWDRTQVPRPFSRIAVAVGQPFFVAPDADDEGLERRRRELEAELTRLGARARELLA, via the coding sequence GTGACGGCACGCCCCGAGTGGGAGCAGTCGGCGTCGAAGCGACGTCAGATCGCGCTCATCGCGGGTGTGGGCGTGCCCGTCATCGCGGCGCTCGGCAGGACATGGCGCTACGTGAGCGAGGGCGCGGAGGTCTACGACCAGATCGTCGCGGCGGGGCAGCGTCCGATCATGGCGTTCTGGCACGGTCGCATCCTGCCGGGCACCATCTTCTGGCGCGACCGCGGCATCGTCGTCATGACGAGCGAGAACTTCGACGGCGAATGGATCGCGCGCATCATCACGCGGTTCGGGTACGGGTCGGCGCGCGGGTCCTCGTCTCGCGGCGGCGTGAAGGCGCTCGTGCAGTTGAAGCGCCTGATGGAGCAGGGGCACGCCGCGGCGTTCGCACTCGATGGGCCGCGCGGACCGGCCGAGCATGCCCAGCCGGGCGCACTCTGGCTCGCGAAGGCGACGGGGCAGCCCATCCTGCCGTTCCACTTCGAAGCCGCTTCGGCGTGGCACGCGCGCAGCTGGGACCGCACGCAGGTGCCCAGGCCGTTCTCACGCATCGCCGTCGCCGTCGGCCAGCCCTTCTTCGTCGCGCCTGATGCAGACGATGAGGGACTCGAGCGACGACGCCGCGAGCTCGAAGCGGAACTCACGCGATTGGGTGCGCGCGCACGGGAGCTCCTCGCGTAG
- a CDS encoding histone deacetylase, with amino-acid sequence MIRFSERFLDHVTPAGHPESPERGEVMRAAVLRAQDMGIDVGEPEPATDQALLRIHDAEYLADLRSRDGKATAIDADTFTSPGTLQAALLAAGAAVDCALDAWRHGRPALAIVRPPGHHAERAQAMGFCLLSNVAIATAAVRAAGAARVAVVDIDVHHGNGTQWAFYRDPSVLVINTHQFPFYPGTGAASETGHAEGEGYTLNVPLAAGATDADYARAWNDVVDPALVRFAPDLILVSAGFDAHEDDPLGAQRVTTAGFRAWLTAIRARAALTCGDRLAVVTEGGYDLTALRACLDATVDVLHAPAASEAVWRPQPSTRS; translated from the coding sequence GTGATCCGCTTCTCCGAGCGCTTTCTCGACCACGTCACGCCTGCAGGCCATCCCGAAAGTCCCGAGCGCGGAGAGGTGATGCGCGCGGCTGTCCTGCGCGCGCAGGACATGGGCATCGACGTGGGTGAACCGGAGCCCGCGACCGACCAAGCCCTTCTCCGGATCCACGACGCGGAGTACCTCGCCGACCTGCGATCGCGCGACGGCAAGGCGACGGCAATCGACGCCGACACGTTCACGTCGCCAGGCACGCTTCAGGCGGCGCTGCTGGCGGCGGGGGCGGCTGTCGACTGCGCGCTCGACGCGTGGCGGCACGGACGGCCTGCACTCGCCATCGTTCGCCCACCGGGACACCACGCCGAGCGTGCACAGGCCATGGGGTTCTGCCTGCTGTCCAACGTGGCGATCGCCACGGCGGCGGTTCGCGCGGCCGGGGCGGCGCGCGTGGCGGTGGTGGACATCGATGTCCACCACGGCAACGGTACGCAGTGGGCGTTCTATCGCGATCCGTCGGTCCTGGTGATCAACACGCACCAGTTCCCGTTCTATCCCGGGACCGGCGCGGCGAGCGAAACCGGGCATGCGGAAGGGGAGGGCTACACCTTGAACGTGCCCCTCGCGGCAGGCGCGACCGATGCCGACTACGCACGCGCATGGAATGACGTCGTCGATCCCGCACTCGTCCGCTTTGCTCCCGACCTGATCCTGGTCTCGGCCGGCTTCGATGCGCACGAAGACGACCCGCTCGGTGCGCAGCGCGTGACCACTGCCGGTTTCCGCGCCTGGCTGACGGCCATCCGCGCCCGCGCCGCCCTCACATGCGGCGATCGCCTCGCGGTGGTCACCGAAGGCGGCTACGACCTGACCGCCCTGCGCGCCTGCCTGGACGCCACCGTCGACGTCCTGCACGCCCCAGCCGCATCGGAGGCCGTGTGGCGCCCTCAGCCTTCGACGCGATCCTGA
- a CDS encoding tRNA-dihydrouridine synthase family protein: MSSASILAGPALVLAPMTRGGNLPYRRLCQAFGASVTMGEMALVRRLQQRRRAEFALIQRAPDERCFGVQLAGRSPDELRWGAELVASRGADIVDLNLGCPIDEFTRRGLGSALLRQPRRIERLVAAMKAGAGPVPVTVKIRLGWNEDERNAVDVARAAETGGADALTVHGRTRSARYRFAADWEAIGEVAAAVRIPVVGNGDILFPEVIARGRAVSGVQAVMIARGALIKPWIFAEALGRTVDDTPEGRVAVYRDYVRLAREHFGDDERGHTRLRPFLVWHLGFWCRHVPRRDDGTYVPMQERATFDSPRSPLEALLARPEPEVHEWIADRLLAGDDIRPEELSIARQQDKVDQDQDRVEG; the protein is encoded by the coding sequence ATGTCTTCCGCTTCAATCCTCGCCGGTCCCGCACTCGTCTTGGCTCCCATGACCAGGGGCGGCAATCTCCCGTACCGTCGCCTCTGCCAGGCTTTCGGCGCCTCTGTGACCATGGGAGAGATGGCCCTGGTGCGCCGGCTCCAGCAGCGGCGTCGCGCCGAGTTCGCGTTGATCCAGCGCGCGCCAGACGAGCGGTGTTTCGGCGTCCAGCTCGCCGGCCGCAGCCCCGACGAACTGCGCTGGGGTGCCGAGCTCGTCGCCTCCCGCGGTGCCGACATCGTCGACCTGAACCTGGGATGCCCCATCGACGAGTTCACGCGCCGCGGCCTCGGATCGGCGCTCCTGCGGCAGCCGCGCCGCATCGAGCGGCTCGTGGCGGCCATGAAGGCAGGCGCAGGTCCGGTACCGGTCACGGTCAAGATCAGGCTCGGCTGGAATGAAGACGAGAGAAACGCCGTCGATGTTGCACGCGCGGCCGAAACCGGTGGGGCGGATGCGCTGACGGTGCACGGCCGGACGCGCAGTGCCCGCTATCGCTTCGCGGCCGACTGGGAAGCGATTGGCGAGGTGGCCGCGGCCGTCCGCATCCCCGTGGTGGGCAACGGCGACATCCTCTTCCCCGAGGTCATCGCGCGCGGCCGGGCGGTCTCGGGCGTGCAGGCCGTGATGATCGCGCGCGGCGCCCTCATCAAGCCGTGGATCTTCGCCGAGGCGCTGGGCCGCACAGTGGACGACACACCTGAGGGCCGCGTGGCCGTCTATCGGGATTACGTGCGCCTCGCCCGCGAACACTTCGGTGACGATGAGCGCGGGCACACGCGGCTGCGACCGTTCCTGGTGTGGCACCTCGGGTTCTGGTGCCGCCACGTCCCGCGGCGCGACGACGGCACGTACGTCCCCATGCAGGAACGCGCGACGTTCGACAGCCCGCGGTCACCCCTCGAAGCCCTCCTCGCCCGCCCGGAGCCAGAGGTCCACGAGTGGATCGCGGATCGACTCCTCGCCGGCGACGACATCCGTCCCGAAGAGCTGTCCATCGCTCGCCAGCAGGACAAGGTCGACCAGGATCAGGATCGCGTCGAAGGCTGA
- a CDS encoding STAS domain-containing protein yields the protein MPHPFTVHRSAEGDVSVLHLEGFLDAHTAPAFEQAIQAELDAARTRLVVDGAKLTYISSAGLGVFMGFIEQIREQGGDLKICGLSPKVRQIFEILGFQAIYDMVDTVPDAILRFATSPTREA from the coding sequence ATGCCTCACCCGTTCACGGTGCACCGGTCCGCTGAAGGCGACGTCTCGGTGCTGCATCTCGAAGGCTTTCTCGACGCGCACACCGCGCCGGCGTTCGAGCAGGCCATCCAGGCGGAACTCGATGCCGCACGCACGCGGCTGGTCGTCGATGGCGCGAAACTGACGTACATCTCGTCGGCCGGCCTCGGCGTCTTCATGGGCTTCATCGAGCAGATTCGCGAGCAGGGTGGCGACCTGAAGATCTGCGGCCTCAGCCCCAAGGTCCGGCAGATCTTCGAGATCCTCGGGTTCCAGGCCATCTACGACATGGTCGACACCGTTCCCGACGCCATCCTGCGCTTCGCTACCAGCCCCACGCGGGAGGCCTGA
- a CDS encoding ATP-binding protein, translated as MTSLERTLTLTVPSATEHLALIREFVANVGSQAGLGDDDVAKLELAVDEACANVIEHAHGQDSSKEVTVRATFDLVTLRIEVVDEGEGFDPTAIPATPVEQMVHDRRTGGLGLRVMKSLMDEVSYEIVPGERNRLRLLKRIQK; from the coding sequence ATGACCTCCCTCGAGCGGACGCTGACCCTGACAGTGCCCTCGGCCACCGAGCACCTGGCGCTGATCCGGGAGTTCGTCGCCAACGTCGGCTCGCAGGCCGGCCTCGGCGACGACGATGTCGCCAAGCTCGAACTCGCCGTTGACGAGGCCTGCGCCAACGTCATCGAGCACGCGCACGGTCAGGACAGCAGCAAGGAAGTGACGGTGCGTGCCACGTTCGATCTGGTCACGCTCCGCATCGAAGTGGTGGACGAGGGAGAGGGCTTCGACCCCACGGCCATCCCCGCCACGCCCGTCGAACAGATGGTCCACGATCGCCGCACCGGCGGCCTCGGGCTGCGCGTCATGAAGTCGCTGATGGACGAGGTCTCGTACGAGATCGTCCCCGGCGAGCGCAACCGCCTCCGACTTCTCAAGCGCATCCAGAAGTAG
- a CDS encoding PP2C family protein-serine/threonine phosphatase, producing MVHVSVSRLESLLESAQLLHASLDLDDLLKHLLRTVMGRLLVTRAVIAIDADEGLRVAMARGVPEAAVGSTFDAARATALGLTNLLPIGSGPAVGLLATAVPARPAVDDEERAFLDALLGIAATGISNANAHTQATRLNRDLDRKIQELRTLMEIGRAFSQVTEVEEVARILGLTLSGQWMVSRYAIVVCRDALAIVSRQQGVKLPPLATYMDALHRLPDAALVDDLQDEDVRALFQSHKLRAVFALRGADQVCGFAALGPRPGGQIYTQADLELGAGMAAQAVVAFDNCWHLREMVEKKQYEKELAVAADIQQGLFPARLPDLPGFDISAMNRPAQQVGGDYYDVLTLTDHGADACLFCVADVSGKGLAASLLMSTIQATLRALLGREPSLSALAARTSDLLFATTPGSKYATAALVLADTASGECRYVSGGHTETLLLRASGERTWFGATGVPLGLFPDMAWDQVTFTLQPGDVLVLYSDGVSEAQTATFDEFGPERLADIVDRQRWRPAQEITAAILAAIDAFVEGAPQFDDITLMVIKRE from the coding sequence GTGGTGCACGTCTCCGTCAGCCGGCTCGAGTCCCTCCTGGAATCGGCGCAGTTGCTGCACGCGTCGCTCGATCTCGACGACCTCCTCAAGCACCTGCTTCGCACCGTGATGGGCCGCCTGCTCGTCACGCGCGCCGTCATCGCGATCGATGCCGACGAGGGTCTCCGCGTGGCGATGGCGCGTGGCGTGCCGGAGGCGGCTGTCGGGTCGACATTCGATGCGGCGCGCGCGACCGCACTTGGCCTGACGAACCTCCTCCCGATCGGCAGCGGGCCCGCCGTCGGCCTGCTGGCGACAGCCGTCCCTGCGCGTCCAGCGGTGGACGATGAGGAGCGTGCGTTCCTCGACGCGTTGCTGGGGATCGCCGCCACCGGGATCAGCAACGCGAACGCGCACACGCAGGCCACGCGCCTCAATCGCGATCTCGATCGGAAGATCCAGGAACTGCGCACGCTGATGGAGATCGGGCGTGCGTTCTCGCAGGTCACCGAGGTCGAGGAAGTGGCGCGCATCCTCGGACTCACGCTGTCCGGCCAGTGGATGGTGAGCCGGTACGCGATCGTCGTGTGTCGCGACGCGCTCGCCATCGTGTCGCGGCAACAGGGTGTGAAGCTGCCTCCGCTCGCCACGTACATGGACGCGCTGCATCGCCTGCCCGACGCGGCGCTGGTGGACGACCTGCAGGACGAAGACGTGCGCGCGCTGTTTCAGTCGCACAAGCTGCGGGCCGTGTTCGCGCTGCGCGGGGCCGACCAGGTGTGCGGCTTCGCCGCACTCGGTCCGCGACCGGGCGGACAGATCTACACGCAGGCCGATCTCGAACTCGGCGCCGGCATGGCCGCGCAGGCCGTCGTGGCGTTCGACAACTGCTGGCACCTCCGCGAGATGGTGGAGAAGAAGCAGTACGAGAAGGAGCTTGCCGTTGCGGCGGACATCCAGCAGGGATTGTTCCCGGCCAGGCTGCCCGACCTGCCGGGCTTCGACATCTCGGCGATGAACCGGCCCGCGCAGCAGGTGGGCGGCGACTATTACGATGTCCTCACGCTCACCGACCACGGTGCCGACGCCTGCCTGTTCTGCGTCGCCGACGTCTCCGGCAAGGGCCTCGCCGCATCGCTCCTCATGAGCACGATCCAGGCGACGCTGCGCGCGCTGCTCGGTCGCGAGCCATCACTTTCGGCCCTCGCCGCGCGTACCAGCGACCTGCTCTTCGCGACCACGCCTGGCAGCAAGTACGCGACAGCCGCGCTCGTGCTCGCGGACACCGCGTCGGGCGAGTGCCGCTATGTGAGTGGCGGGCACACGGAGACGCTCCTGCTGCGTGCGAGCGGCGAACGCACATGGTTCGGCGCCACGGGCGTGCCGCTCGGTCTCTTCCCTGACATGGCGTGGGACCAGGTCACCTTCACGCTCCAGCCGGGTGACGTGCTGGTGCTCTACTCGGATGGCGTCAGCGAAGCCCAGACGGCTACCTTCGACGAGTTCGGCCCCGAACGCCTCGCCGATATCGTCGACCGCCAGCGCTGGCGCCCCGCGCAGGAGATCACGGCCGCGATTCTCGCTGCCATCGACGCGTTCGTCGAGGGCGCACCACAGTTCGATGACATCACGTTGATGGTCATCAAACGGGAATGA
- a CDS encoding YajQ family cyclic di-GMP-binding protein, which produces MAASASFDITSSVDLQEVDNAVNQARKEIGQRYDFKGAKIEIDFDKAKSTISLLADDDYKLTAVWEVLQGKLFKRNVPIKNLTLGDKESAAGSAVRRVVTLQQGISTDAAKAIVKFLKDEGLKKVQATIQADQVRVTSSSKDDLQDAIKRLRGHDFGVELMFGNYRG; this is translated from the coding sequence ATGGCTGCGAGCGCGAGTTTCGACATCACGTCTTCGGTGGATCTGCAGGAAGTGGACAACGCCGTCAACCAGGCGCGGAAGGAGATCGGTCAGCGCTACGACTTCAAGGGCGCGAAGATCGAGATCGACTTCGACAAGGCCAAGAGCACCATCTCGCTGCTGGCCGACGATGACTACAAGCTGACTGCGGTGTGGGAGGTGTTGCAGGGCAAGCTGTTCAAGCGCAACGTGCCGATCAAGAACCTGACACTGGGCGACAAGGAGTCCGCCGCCGGCAGCGCCGTGCGTCGTGTCGTCACGCTCCAACAGGGCATCTCCACCGACGCCGCCAAGGCCATCGTCAAGTTCCTGAAGGACGAGGGCCTGAAGAAGGTCCAGGCCACCATCCAGGCCGATCAGGTCCGCGTGACATCCAGTTCGAAGGACGACCTGCAGGACGCCATCAAGCGCCTCCGCGGCCACGATTTCGGGGTGGAACTCATGTTCGGGAACTACAGGGGCTGA